In the bacterium genome, AGGGGATGCGGCGCAGGAAGTTCCAGGTGTGGACGACGTGGCCCTGCATGTCGTCCCACTCCTCCGGCGTGAGGCTGCCGCGGGGAATGGACAGGATCTTCAGTTCCTCCGCGTCGAGCAGGGGCCGCTCGACGCCCGTCGCGTCGCGGAAGCGGAAGCGGTGGATCTCCTCCAGGCGGGCGGGGGCCTCGGCGGGCAGGACGCTGGGCTCGTTGGCCTGGACCACCAGACGCAGCCACTCCTCGAGGCGGGCCAGTTCCGCCGACAACTCCTCCTCCAGCCCTTCCTGGCCTTTGTCGCCGCGCGCCAGCAGGTCCAGGCGGCAGCGCAGGGAGCGGATCTGCGCATCCTGGCGCACCCACTCGAAGCGGCTCACCAGCTCGCCCAGGCGAAAATGGAGCAGCTTCTTGGGCTTGGTCAGCACCTCCTCGCGCACGCCCACCTTGCCGAAGTCGTGGAGCAGGCTGGCGTAGCGGATCTCCTTGAGGTTCTCCTCGCCCAGGCGCAGGCCGCCGTAAGCGCCCTCGGTCGCCTGGTCCGCCGCCCGCGCCAGGGCGACGGTCAGCTCGGCCACACGGAAACTGTGGCCACTGGTGGTGGGATCGCGGGATTCAATGGCGGTCACGCTCGCCTCGACGAAGCCCTCGAAAAGGCGCTCGATGTCGTGGTAGAGGCGGTTGTTCTCGATGGAGACGGCGGCCTGGCCGGCGATGGCCATGATCAGATCCTTGTGCGCCACCGTGAAGGGCTGGGTCATATCCTCCAACTCGCGCAGGTCGGCCGCGCGCCGGCGGCTGTCCCCCTTGGCGTTGATCAGCTGGATGACACCCAGGATCTGGCCCAGGTGGTTGACGAGGGGCACGACGAGCATGCTTTTGGTGCGATAGCCCACCGTGCGGTCGTAACTGGGATCGAAGCGGTACTCCAACTCTGGGTCCAGCTGGTAGGCATCCTCGACGAGGAGGGGGTTGCCCGTGGTCGCCACATAGCCCGCCACGCTGCTGGTGGTCAGCGGCATGGTGAACTCCTCGAAGCGGCGGTGCTGGATGAGGGAGCGCGTGTCGGTGATGGAGAAGCGCAGTCGGGCCCCGCCCTCCGCCTCCTCGACCAGGAAGATGGAGCCGGCGTCGGCGCCGGTCAGGTCCATGCTCTTGGTCAGCATGAGGCGCAGCAGGCGGCGGTGGTCCTTCTCCGCGGTCAGCTGCTTGCCGATGGTGAGGATCTCGTCCAGATCGCTGCTGTAACGGTCCATGCAGCCCTCGAGGGCGAGCACGGTCTCCCCCGCCATATGCAGCTCGAAGATGCCGCGCAGGGCGATGGCGGCCGCCTCCATCTCGGCCTCCCGCCCCAGGACGGCATGGAGCAGGCCAAGGGGCAGGCCCGCCGCCTGCCAGTCGGAGAGCGGCCCGGCATAGACGACGCGCAACTGCAGGGGATCGAAAGGCTCCAGGCGCTGGAGCAGGAGCGCCCCATCGGCCAGATCCGCCGGCTGCAGGAGCAGCGCCACCTGCTCGTCCGGCCGGTGGGCCAGCCGGGCCACGCCCGGGAGGAGGCGCGGACGCACACCCGTGTCCTCCAGCAGGCCGCTGATCGGCTCCAGCCAGTCGGCGCGGGTCAGGAGTATGTGTAACTGGTCAATATCCGGCCGCACGTGTGTCTCGCATCTTGGGGCGCCAGCAATGTAGGTGTGCGGCCCCTCCTTCGCCACCGCGCCGGGTGGCGGACGGGCTGAGGACCCGGCGCTATTTCTGATCCTTCGTTCATTTTCCAGCGCGGCGGGATCGACCCCGCGGCGCCACCCGGCCGCCGGCCTCCGGGGCGGCGGGGGCGGACACCGCCAGGAGCAGGGGCGCCAGGAAGCGGCCCGTGTGGCTGTCCGGACAGGCCGCCACTTCCTCCGGCGTGCCGGCGGCCACCACCCGCCCCCCTGCGGCGCCGCCCTCCGGTCCCAGGTCGATGAGGTGGTCGGCGCACTTGATCACGT is a window encoding:
- a CDS encoding HD domain-containing phosphohydrolase gives rise to the protein MRPDIDQLHILLTRADWLEPISGLLEDTGVRPRLLPGVARLAHRPDEQVALLLQPADLADGALLLQRLEPFDPLQLRVVYAGPLSDWQAAGLPLGLLHAVLGREAEMEAAAIALRGIFELHMAGETVLALEGCMDRYSSDLDEILTIGKQLTAEKDHRRLLRLMLTKSMDLTGADAGSIFLVEEAEGGARLRFSITDTRSLIQHRRFEEFTMPLTTSSVAGYVATTGNPLLVEDAYQLDPELEYRFDPSYDRTVGYRTKSMLVVPLVNHLGQILGVIQLINAKGDSRRRAADLRELEDMTQPFTVAHKDLIMAIAGQAAVSIENNRLYHDIERLFEGFVEASVTAIESRDPTTSGHSFRVAELTVALARAADQATEGAYGGLRLGEENLKEIRYASLLHDFGKVGVREEVLTKPKKLLHFRLGELVSRFEWVRQDAQIRSLRCRLDLLARGDKGQEGLEEELSAELARLEEWLRLVVQANEPSVLPAEAPARLEEIHRFRFRDATGVERPLLDAEELKILSIPRGSLTPEEWDDMQGHVVHTWNFLRRIPWTRGLAQVPVIAYAHHEKLDGSGYPRRLGPEQIPAGSRMMTIADIYDALTASDRPYKKAVSHEQALDILSWEANHGKVDRDLLDLFVQRRIHQAIHAAERPSAV